caaggaggagtgttgagaTTATATGTTTAAGATTGTtgccatttaattttttctgttaCTAAGTTTGAATAATTCTCCTTGACTTTAGGAGATTAGATTTTTGATTTGCTTGTTATTTTGTTACCAGATTTTTAGCAGATTTCtagaactttttttttctatttttagcttgaacttttgtatttaaataGTTGAGGTGCAAATCAATTAACATATTTCaatcttcaattatttttctactTAAAACTTCCCGTCTCTTCTTTCTGCTTCAAATCTCTCGATCAACCATCAAAGTTCGAGTTCTAAACACCACCAATAATAAAGGAAACAAAGAGGTTTTTTTACTGGCATGTGTCACTATAAGCATACATTGCATTCTTTTTTCCTTCGTCTTGGATTAGAAGAATGTTGAAAAGTAAGCAATACAAACCCCATACAATACCATCCCAGTAAATTACGAAAATGGTTAAGCAGACAGTCATCATCTATGAGTAGATCATTTCAATACAGAAACTTTAAAAGCATGCCATTAAATCTTCCAGTCAGAAGATCCAAAGTATAGTCCAAACAAGGAAACCTATATTGTCATTGAAAGTCACTTAACAAAGGCGGGTACATATGTCTCAAGTTTTCTATGTTAAAAACCACCTTGTTCTTTACATTACAACactgtctatatatatatatatatacacatatatatatatatatcttcacCATCAGTTAGTtgtctttccttttccttcagTACATCCCTGTCaagacaataaataaatttaaaaactttgttAAAGTTTCATTTGGTTTAAACATTATGGTGATATTAAAGCAAAGGTCCTCATCTACAGAAAGCACAACCTTTAAGGCTTTTCCTGGGGTTTTAGCTTTGGATTCTTGAGGTCAACAACAATGACAGAGATATTATCAAGACTGTATGCATCCAGAGCTTGTTTTAGAACATGCTGAGAAACATGCCAAGCAGGTGGGAATGAACTCTTATTAGCCCCAGCAAGCCTATGTCGCTGTCTTAGTTCTTTGCGAGCTAACTTCACAACGTCGTCATTAGATAAAACATCCCAGAGGCCATCACTTGCCAAAATCAAGCACTCATCTTCTTTTGTCCTAGTCGTGAAAGTAACTTCAGGGACTGAAATAACCCATGGTTTCAAATCATGATCACCTGAAAGTCACATCATCCAAATTAATAAGTGTTCatataatcaattttattattcattgtAGAATAAACTAAATAACTTGCAGTTTTTCTTAAACATGTTTTTTTGGttcaattaaattctcaaaaagGGCTTGCttagtaaattataaaatattagagATGACTCTGGTATTGTCTTCATTTTTACAGCATAAGACTagtacattagatcaaaatcGTGAAATTGGCTTGACCTATACTTGAAGGGTAGTGTCTCATGTTAATGCCCAATTTGAAATGTTGGGTACGTACTTGACATAGATATAGGAGCAACATGGGATTTGCTATAGTATTCTTGGCACACTTGCAGGTTGGTTCTATTGTGTCTCTAGTTTTTAATCTTTGACATGAAAACAGAGCCTGATGAGCTATaaaaatttgcatgaatttcagTAAACACAGAATGACAAGCTTTTGGTTTTGGCtgaagaagaaacaaaacaCTTAACATAAATTAAGGTGTATCCGACTATCTTGTTCATGccatgaaaatgatattataattaGTTGTATAGAAGCAAGAAAAACCTATTGCTCTTGACATGGAAAGAATTCCCTCCACCCTTAAACAGCCCCAGTTGAGAATTCTACCTCCGCTGCTAGTGATCCTTTCCAACTCATCTGCTCGGTCAGGCTGCAGAACGGACAAAgaccgtatatatatatacagaaaAGTGATAACGGGGGAGGCACCAGGAAAGAGTGCTTAGTTTTGGaaaatacaaccttaataattGTAAATGGTGGGATGAATGAAACTGAAATTAGAGAGAACCTTTTGGTCAACTGTCAAAGGGATTGCTTGTGCCCCACGACAAAGTACAGCCCTGGAGTCACCACAATTAGCAGCAATTATCTGGCAGGGTGAGACAATAAGTACCAAAGCAGTCGATCCAACAGATTTGGGTGCTAATGCCTCGTCTTTGAAGGCATTGTCAGCCCTCTCATAAGCCTTGCACAGCGCAACCTCCCACCTCTTATTCCATCCATCTAAACTGCTTCCTCTTTCCCACTCCTCTGCCACAATTCTGCAAAGCTCATTTGCACAATAGTTGCTCACCTGCAAAATACCATCCATATGATTTACTTTACATTTATTGGCCATCACTATCAGGTCATAAGCAATTTACCAGTTAAGACTATGCAAAACTTGTTTTACAACCATGCTACACCACCAAATTGGAGTTTGTCTCCTactctttttttgtttatacAAACTAGCACATTTTCTATTAATAGCATATAGTAATATGGTTAAAGGGTGAATCTCTATCCaatttaaaatagtaacaaatgCACCATGTGGTGGTTGATCTTTACGGcaaaaggtttcaaagaaaccCAGAAAAGCATCGCCTGAAGAAAACCTAGTTGATCACATGGCATTTGTATGCAATGTTGCTAATACTATAACCATTAGACCTTctaagaaagaaataaaatgtactGCAACTACAACAAAATAGGTGGATAGTTTAAACATTTATACACAAAACTATCATCTCTAAACATTAAGATCTTCAAATGCAATATTAGAACTTGTGTGGCCTACAACAAATAACACTCATCGTTCCATAAAATTCACGACCAAGAAGTTACTTTCCATTCAGTCAAGGATGGACAATGCTTCAACAATCTCAAATAAAGTcgcatattttcaatttcaaatccTTCAATAATGGGGTAGAAATAGATCATCGTGTTTGTTTGTACAAGGGAatataatcaagatactcacAAAAGGCAAACTTTCAGTTCAGCAAAATCAAGCCAAAAAAGTTATTTTCCTATAACCCAAATATGGAAATTGTGGGAAAACAGGGGTAAAAGTACTATGTATTAGTGAAAGAGTTTtcatttctctctttctctcattCTTTCTCACCTCCAAACACCAAAGCTGCTACTATTATAGTAAAcactattattcaattcaattctgCCTCGTAATTTCCTCTAAAACTCAACGGAAGTACTAATTTCTCGAACTAGAAAAATCTCAAATGACGATGTTACTTGATGGTCATGGTTTAATTGGCCAACTCACTAGTGCTACATTAGCCCCTCCAACAATCtcgaaaaataatttgaacacGAAAATCCTTCTTACATCAAATGGTTTCGCCAAGCGTTGCTTGCCTatgttgaaagcacagttgcttCCACTATTACTACTGCCGATAATTCGTAGAAAGCATGATCTCTTCTACGTACACTTTATGCCAACAAGAGTCACAGAAGAGTTTATAGTCTTCGTGATCGACTCACACGCATCGCCAAAGGATCAAAGGGCGTGGTTCAATATTTGTATGAGATCAAAACGATCACTGATGAACTTGCAGCTGTTGGCTCACCTATTTCTTCAAAAGAATTTACAAGTAAGACTTGGTCTTTCACTAATACTATGGAGGATCCTTGTATTAGGAGTCAAATTAGATGTTActcatttttaacaataaaatagattatttttttaaaaagactagtttgctctttgatctaacatatagggattaatttgctcatttcattttttgagtatAGATGGAAAATGCAATCCAAATCATAGTACAAGGACATCCATGAAACTTTTACCGAAAAACAGGATGTTATAacctaattaagaaaaaaaattcagttgCACAACATGATCTTAGGAATCCATAACAcctaattttaagaattaacCCTTAGATGATTCTTAAGGATTTTGAtagattatcatatttaattccTTTCCTTTGAAAACCGCTCTACTATGTATAAACAAGCCATTAATACTTTCAAATGGGGTagcaaagagaaaata
This genomic window from Gossypium raimondii isolate GPD5lz chromosome 10, ASM2569854v1, whole genome shotgun sequence contains:
- the LOC105778601 gene encoding probable protein phosphatase 2C 6 → MATESTVMNEQTQTLLQKDTTTTADDSSSPKPMDSSSSSATTLVLSPHLKGVEAGSSAVVVITGSGSSSSDTKGSDIAGVEGQRTAPAKHCIGKSNKGVSWGFSLDQGRRSTMEDRAVVQPGFMKLCCKDVGGCREPECEYAMEKSLVHYFGIFDGHGGDQVSNYCANELCRIVAEEWERGSSLDGWNKRWEVALCKAYERADNAFKDEALAPKSVGSTALVLIVSPCQIIAANCGDSRAVLCRGAQAIPLTVDQKPDRADELERITSSGGRILNWGCLRVEGILSMSRAIGDHDLKPWVISVPEVTFTTRTKEDECLILASDGLWDVLSNDDVVKLARKELRQRHRLAGANKSSFPPAWHVSQHVLKQALDAYSLDNISVIVVDLKNPKLKPQEKP